Proteins encoded by one window of Salmonirosea aquatica:
- a CDS encoding trypsin-like serine peptidase, with translation MTRNRVADSELPPYSFVCLIEMYRVTHDGTPVSFVNRSTGFFIAPHVIVTAGHSLGEQDSRIHRLEIYPHQNSQIKSEQKLAVESPDFVIRKVPEYHNPYCYVKDDFGIIILKNEDLPDWTTHHFDWQNGNYAAQLPSAGQEIRIAGYPIDRPDFELWEESGKIVEVTKHCLLHPFTTTKRNSGSPIWSVEQGTPRVVGIHVSGNAASCGARPENRPYGSAVLINKRVYDTINGWIAEHEATRTRAAHDFRLAL, from the coding sequence ATGACTCGTAACCGCGTCGCTGATTCCGAATTACCTCCCTATTCTTTCGTTTGTTTGATCGAAATGTACCGTGTGACTCATGATGGTACCCCCGTTTCGTTTGTGAACCGTTCCACGGGATTCTTCATTGCTCCCCATGTCATTGTGACGGCCGGGCATTCGCTGGGCGAACAAGACTCCCGCATCCACCGGTTGGAAATCTACCCCCACCAGAACTCACAGATCAAGTCGGAGCAGAAGCTGGCCGTGGAATCTCCGGATTTTGTAATTCGCAAGGTACCGGAGTACCATAATCCGTATTGTTATGTGAAGGATGACTTTGGAATAATCATATTAAAAAATGAAGACCTGCCTGACTGGACTACCCATCACTTTGATTGGCAAAACGGCAACTATGCGGCCCAACTGCCTTCTGCGGGACAGGAAATCCGGATAGCGGGGTACCCCATCGACCGCCCCGATTTTGAACTCTGGGAAGAAAGCGGGAAAATCGTAGAAGTTACCAAACACTGTCTGCTGCATCCTTTCACCACCACCAAGCGCAACAGCGGATCGCCGATCTGGAGCGTCGAGCAAGGTACCCCCCGCGTGGTGGGCATCCACGTGTCGGGCAATGCGGCCTCCTGCGGAGCCCGGCCCGAAAACCGGCCTTACGGCAGCGCGGTGCTGATCAACAAACGGGTGTACGACACCATCAATGGCTGGATTGCGGAGCATGAAGCCACACGTACCCGGGCAGCGCACGATTTTCGGCTGGCACTCTAA
- a CDS encoding YitT family protein → MLARTPTLILEEKRRQRTLAYRRFSKDFILITLGVVAASIGLKGFLLPNDFLDGGAMGLSLLTEIITQVDLSVLIVLINLPFLIIGSRQISRQFAMKSAGAILALAVLVHFIELPVVTDDKLLISVFGGFFLGAGIGFSIRGGAVIDGTEVLAIYVSRRASLSVGDFIAIFNVILFTGAIFLINVETAMYSMLTYFAASKTVDFIINGIEEYIGVTIISERGEMIRGTIIDRLGRGVTVYKSEGGYGKGGVVNENRKVLFCVVTRLEVTKLLHEVNKVDADAFVFQHSIMDTKGGMIKKRPLH, encoded by the coding sequence ATGCTGGCAAGAACCCCTACCCTGATTCTGGAAGAAAAGCGACGGCAGCGTACGCTCGCATACAGGCGATTTTCTAAAGATTTCATTCTCATAACCCTCGGGGTAGTAGCGGCCAGTATAGGACTGAAGGGATTCCTGCTGCCCAATGACTTTCTGGATGGCGGGGCAATGGGCCTTTCGCTGCTGACCGAAATCATCACCCAGGTCGACCTCTCGGTTTTGATCGTATTGATCAACCTACCCTTTTTAATTATCGGATCGCGTCAGATCTCGCGGCAGTTTGCGATGAAAAGCGCCGGTGCTATTCTGGCTTTGGCCGTGCTGGTGCATTTCATCGAGCTACCCGTCGTGACGGACGACAAACTGCTGATCTCGGTATTCGGCGGCTTTTTTCTCGGCGCCGGCATCGGATTTTCCATTCGTGGTGGGGCGGTTATCGACGGTACCGAAGTACTGGCCATTTATGTAAGCCGCCGCGCGAGTCTGTCGGTCGGGGATTTTATTGCCATTTTTAACGTCATCCTGTTTACCGGTGCTATCTTCCTGATCAACGTAGAAACCGCCATGTACTCCATGTTAACCTACTTTGCCGCCTCCAAAACCGTGGATTTTATTATTAACGGAATTGAAGAATACATCGGCGTCACCATCATTTCGGAAAGAGGAGAGATGATACGGGGAACAATCATCGATCGCCTGGGTCGGGGAGTCACGGTGTACAAGTCGGAAGGGGGATACGGGAAAGGCGGGGTAGTCAATGAAAACCGTAAGGTACTTTTCTGTGTGGTCACCCGGCTGGAAGTGACCAAACTACTCCACGAAGTGAACAAAGTAGACGCCGATGCCTTTGTGTTCCAGCATTCGATCATGGATACCAAGGGCGGCATGATTAAAAAACGCCCCCTGCACTGA
- a CDS encoding sugar phosphate isomerase/epimerase family protein has translation MENAPLTRRDFIQRSALGAAALSFGKMPDIFKTQPMGIVVHSYASRWNAKQPSTKYPGFTNAAELMEHCHSIGAGGVQTTIRDWTPEIARKLRDQKEKWGMYLEGSIGLPRNADEVPRFEQEVKTGIEAGVTIFRTVCMNGRRYENFHSPEAIQEFKKNSVASLHLAEPIVRKQGVKLAVENHKDWRADELAALIKALGSDHVGVTLDFGNSIALLEDPMEVVNTLAPYVLSTHVKDMGVREYEDGFLLSEVPLGEGILDLPKIVAICKKYNPNVNFSLEMITRDPLQIPILTKEYWPAMEVVPAEDVAETLRMVRQKKFKTDLPTVAQLSADARLAVEEQNILESLAYSKKLL, from the coding sequence ATGGAAAATGCCCCCCTCACCCGCCGTGATTTTATCCAGCGTTCTGCACTGGGTGCAGCGGCTTTATCTTTCGGGAAAATGCCGGATATTTTTAAAACCCAGCCCATGGGTATCGTAGTGCATTCGTACGCCAGCCGCTGGAACGCCAAACAGCCCAGTACCAAGTACCCCGGCTTCACCAATGCTGCTGAACTGATGGAACATTGCCACAGCATCGGAGCCGGTGGCGTGCAGACCACTATACGCGACTGGACGCCCGAAATAGCCCGGAAGCTTCGCGACCAGAAAGAAAAATGGGGTATGTACCTTGAGGGCTCCATCGGCTTGCCACGCAATGCCGACGAGGTACCCCGTTTCGAGCAGGAAGTAAAAACGGGCATAGAAGCGGGTGTGACTATTTTTCGCACCGTGTGCATGAACGGCCGCCGCTATGAGAATTTCCATAGCCCGGAAGCCATTCAGGAATTTAAGAAAAACTCCGTGGCCTCCTTGCATTTAGCCGAACCGATCGTACGGAAACAGGGTGTAAAATTGGCCGTAGAAAACCACAAAGACTGGCGAGCCGACGAACTGGCCGCACTCATCAAGGCCCTCGGCAGCGACCACGTGGGCGTAACCCTGGACTTTGGCAACAGCATCGCCCTGCTCGAAGACCCGATGGAGGTGGTGAACACGCTCGCGCCCTACGTGCTGAGTACGCACGTGAAGGATATGGGTGTCCGTGAGTATGAGGACGGTTTTCTGCTTTCGGAGGTACCCTTGGGCGAAGGGATTCTGGACTTACCCAAAATCGTGGCGATTTGCAAAAAGTATAATCCTAACGTCAATTTCAGTCTGGAGATGATTACTCGTGATCCGCTGCAGATTCCCATTTTGACCAAAGAATACTGGCCCGCCATGGAGGTAGTTCCCGCCGAGGACGTCGCCGAAACGCTGCGGATGGTGCGCCAGAAGAAGTTCAAAACCGACCTACCTACCGTCGCCCAGCTAAGTGCCGATGCCCGGCTGGCCGTCGAAGAACAGAACATTCTGGAATCGCTGGCTTATAGCAAGAAGCTGCTGTAG
- a CDS encoding ion transporter, giving the protein MSTTRKKVHHILTISTKGKRGFPLMVNLFIIGLIALNSLAIILHSVPEIRAHPMLAQLFIDFEVFSVIAFTIEYCLRVWASVESPEYSDPFWGRIKYMFSAWALIDLLAVLPFYLTLFTPDFALIRMLRILRVVRLFRHTKYSRALKMIQTAVRYTKEELIISYAFLLLAMLIASSIIYYIEHPAQPEAFSSIPAAMWWGVVTMTTLGYGDVYPITALGKFFGSFIAILGVALFSLPTGILASGFIEQINETKRNEKTAKVAKCPHCGKDLHT; this is encoded by the coding sequence ATGTCAACGACCCGAAAGAAAGTCCACCACATCCTGACCATCAGCACCAAGGGAAAACGAGGTTTCCCATTGATGGTCAATCTCTTTATCATCGGGCTTATTGCACTCAACTCGCTGGCCATTATCCTGCACTCGGTGCCAGAAATCCGGGCTCATCCCATGCTGGCGCAATTATTTATTGATTTCGAGGTTTTTTCGGTCATAGCCTTCACCATCGAATACTGCCTGCGTGTGTGGGCGAGTGTCGAAAGTCCCGAATACAGCGATCCGTTTTGGGGCAGGATCAAGTACATGTTCTCGGCCTGGGCCCTGATCGACCTGCTGGCTGTCCTACCGTTTTATCTGACCCTCTTCACCCCCGACTTCGCTCTGATCCGGATGCTGCGCATTCTGCGGGTCGTACGTTTATTCCGGCATACCAAGTACTCGCGGGCCCTGAAAATGATCCAGACCGCCGTGCGCTACACCAAGGAAGAACTTATCATCAGCTATGCATTTCTGTTGTTAGCCATGCTGATTGCTTCCAGCATTATCTACTACATCGAGCATCCGGCCCAGCCTGAGGCTTTTTCCAGCATTCCGGCGGCTATGTGGTGGGGAGTAGTCACCATGACTACCCTGGGCTATGGCGACGTGTACCCGATTACTGCTCTGGGAAAATTCTTCGGGAGCTTCATCGCCATTCTGGGGGTGGCACTGTTCAGCTTGCCTACGGGTATCCTGGCATCGGGTTTCATTGAGCAAATCAATGAGACCAAACGGAATGAAAAAACGGCCAAAGTCGCCAAGTGTCCCCACTGTGGAAAGGATCTGCACACTTAG
- a CDS encoding TolC family protein: protein MQSKTFIQFRRKLGTLVTMLLLLGLTYTASHAQDTLTLQRAIAIALEKNYSIRIAEKQVDIAINDNTRGNAGFLPVVAAAVQKNYSSSHLRQEFFNALQAPLNQAGVNNNNSNSGVTLNWTIFDGLGMFIARDRLNQLVEAGRTNAKITIENTVADVSAAYYEIIRQYQRVRALRNALDISKDRLELAQAFYQVGTGSKVDFINAQVDYNGDTAAFIAQEQVLRNSKIDLNTLLSRNLTDDFVIPDTIITRRDVPAEELRQSMLAQNPNLVYAAQQRRLADLTIKALNAQQYPQVDLLGGFNYNTTNNQAGFGVRQARNDVWSYGVRVSVNIFDGFNQRRRIQDARINALITEDQESDIRNQLLSTFDRTYLNYRNSLQLVALEEANFKLARQNVEIAFERYRVGNSTSYEFREVQRNTVAAETRLIEAEYNAKLAEIELLRLSSNLLEEVGARL from the coding sequence ATGCAATCGAAAACGTTTATTCAATTCCGCAGAAAGTTAGGAACTCTCGTGACGATGCTGCTGCTTTTGGGTTTGACATACACGGCCTCACATGCCCAGGATACCCTTACCCTGCAGCGGGCCATCGCCATTGCGCTGGAAAAGAATTATTCGATTCGGATTGCGGAAAAACAGGTCGATATTGCCATCAATGACAATACACGCGGCAATGCTGGCTTCCTGCCCGTTGTGGCCGCGGCGGTACAGAAAAACTATTCGAGCAGCCACTTGCGGCAGGAATTTTTCAATGCTTTGCAGGCACCCCTGAACCAGGCCGGTGTCAATAATAACAACTCCAATTCGGGTGTAACACTCAACTGGACGATTTTTGACGGCCTGGGTATGTTTATTGCCCGCGACCGCCTCAACCAGCTCGTGGAGGCGGGGCGTACCAATGCCAAGATTACGATTGAGAATACCGTGGCTGATGTGAGTGCGGCTTACTACGAAATCATCCGGCAGTACCAGCGGGTGCGGGCTCTGCGCAACGCCCTGGATATTTCGAAAGACCGTCTGGAACTGGCGCAGGCTTTCTATCAGGTAGGTACAGGCTCTAAGGTGGATTTCATCAACGCGCAGGTCGACTACAATGGCGATACCGCCGCCTTCATAGCCCAGGAACAGGTGCTCCGGAATTCCAAAATAGATTTGAATACCTTGCTTTCCCGCAATCTTACCGATGATTTTGTCATTCCTGATACCATCATTACGCGCCGCGATGTTCCGGCAGAAGAATTGCGGCAGAGTATGCTGGCGCAGAACCCAAATCTGGTGTATGCCGCCCAGCAGCGCCGTCTGGCCGATTTGACCATCAAAGCCCTCAACGCGCAGCAGTACCCGCAAGTGGATCTTTTGGGAGGCTTCAACTACAATACCACCAATAATCAGGCGGGATTTGGGGTCAGACAGGCCCGAAACGACGTATGGAGTTATGGGGTGCGGGTTTCGGTCAATATTTTCGACGGTTTCAACCAGCGCCGCCGCATTCAGGACGCCCGGATCAATGCCCTGATTACCGAAGATCAGGAGTCGGATATTCGCAATCAGTTGCTTTCCACCTTCGATCGCACCTACTTGAACTACCGCAATAGCCTGCAACTGGTAGCCCTGGAAGAAGCCAATTTCAAACTCGCCCGCCAGAATGTTGAAATTGCGTTCGAGCGCTACCGGGTAGGTAACTCCACTTCCTACGAATTCCGCGAAGTACAGCGCAATACCGTGGCCGCCGAAACCCGCCTTATCGAAGCCGAGTACAACGCCAAACTCGCCGAAATTGAACTCCTGCGCCTGAGCAGCAATCTGCTGGAAGAAGTAGGGGCAAGGCTGTAG
- a CDS encoding DUF7133 domain-containing protein, giving the protein MLRILLLISLYGAGIFYSGPVGLYHATSEDPSPPKTPAEELATFQLEPGFKIQLVAAEPLVQDPVVILFDPDGRLWVVEMRGFMPTIDGTGENERVGRISVLEDTDADGQMDKSTIYLDSLVMPRALALVPGGALVAENEALWLTQDTNGDLKADTKTLVDPDYAGSPLPEHSGNGLWRSMDNWYYNAKSRFRYRLTNGKWQRDSTEFRGQWGMSHDDEGNLYYNYNWSQLHADLVPPNYLSRNPHHTPTTGIDHGLTIDRRVYPIRPNPAVNRGYIPGTLDQEGRLLEFTAACSPLVYRESLFPAEYLGNAFVCEPSGNLVKRNIVRKNGLMLTAFDPHPGTEFLASTDERFRPVHSATGPDGALYIADMYRGLIQHGAYVTPYLREQTLKRNLVLPVHYGRIWRVVPEDWKPSMTPQKLSKVPSTELVTYLSNAGGWYRDVAQRLLVERNDKQVVPALKDLVQNGKVPLGRFHALWTLEGMKQMDADLLFKALHDENSLVKTTALRLLEPLAKKDTNIKTRLETELAKVDVTADKAFTLQLALSANVLSPKTSQTILATIADKEGNSPLVRDAVLSSLKDQEYAFLKTLLQSSHWQGHNQDKEIFLEMLTTAVIRKGSPAELAAILADLNTRKGTLRWQDKTILTALSIQANNPKLKPIKLAKAPEILTKPSLGPEAARLTSLNALFEWPGHKAVAAVVQKTNPLSEDDRKVFALGRQHYLTTCAGCHGTDGAGMNRFAPPLIGSEWVLGDEKRLSLIVLHGMEGPVDVAGKVYDAPEILPVMPAHSTMDDGVLTAILTYIRNEWGNNAGAINRRTVGTTRHTSQGRVVPWTAGELNQHMETSKVPDGK; this is encoded by the coding sequence ATGCTTAGAATTCTACTTCTGATTAGTCTGTACGGGGCGGGGATTTTCTATTCCGGCCCGGTCGGCCTTTACCATGCTACCTCCGAAGATCCATCGCCACCCAAAACGCCCGCCGAAGAACTGGCTACGTTCCAGCTCGAGCCCGGCTTTAAGATCCAGCTGGTAGCGGCCGAACCCCTGGTGCAGGACCCGGTCGTGATCCTGTTCGATCCCGACGGCCGGTTGTGGGTGGTGGAAATGCGCGGTTTTATGCCCACGATCGACGGTACTGGAGAGAATGAGCGCGTGGGCCGCATATCGGTGCTGGAAGATACCGACGCCGACGGGCAAATGGACAAGAGTACCATCTACCTGGATAGTCTGGTGATGCCCCGGGCACTGGCGCTGGTGCCGGGTGGTGCCCTGGTGGCCGAAAACGAAGCCCTTTGGCTCACGCAGGACACCAACGGCGACCTGAAAGCCGATACCAAAACATTGGTTGACCCCGACTACGCCGGAAGTCCGTTGCCCGAACACTCGGGTAATGGGCTCTGGCGAAGCATGGACAACTGGTATTACAATGCCAAGTCGCGCTTCAGGTACCGCCTGACCAATGGGAAATGGCAGCGCGACAGCACCGAATTCCGGGGCCAGTGGGGCATGAGCCACGACGACGAAGGCAATCTTTACTACAACTACAATTGGTCGCAGCTCCACGCCGACCTGGTACCTCCCAACTACCTCTCGCGCAACCCGCACCACACCCCAACCACGGGTATCGACCACGGCCTGACGATCGACCGCCGGGTGTACCCCATCCGGCCTAACCCCGCCGTCAACCGGGGGTACATACCGGGTACCCTCGATCAGGAGGGGCGTTTGCTGGAATTTACGGCCGCCTGCTCGCCACTGGTGTATCGGGAGAGTTTATTTCCAGCCGAGTACCTGGGCAATGCGTTCGTCTGCGAGCCTTCGGGCAATCTGGTCAAGCGGAATATCGTCCGTAAGAATGGCCTCATGCTCACCGCCTTCGATCCGCATCCCGGCACCGAGTTCCTAGCTTCTACCGACGAACGGTTCCGGCCCGTCCACTCCGCCACGGGCCCCGACGGAGCGCTTTACATCGCCGACATGTACCGAGGGCTGATCCAGCACGGGGCCTACGTGACCCCCTACCTGCGCGAACAAACCCTGAAACGGAATCTGGTGCTGCCCGTGCACTATGGCCGCATCTGGCGCGTGGTACCTGAAGACTGGAAACCATCAATGACGCCCCAAAAACTGTCCAAGGTACCCTCGACAGAATTAGTCACCTACCTTTCCAACGCGGGCGGCTGGTACCGCGACGTAGCCCAACGGCTGCTCGTGGAGCGTAACGACAAGCAAGTGGTTCCTGCCCTGAAAGATCTTGTCCAAAACGGCAAGGTACCCCTTGGCCGTTTTCATGCATTGTGGACTTTGGAAGGCATGAAGCAAATGGATGCCGATTTGTTGTTCAAAGCATTACACGATGAAAATTCGCTTGTGAAGACTACGGCCCTGCGTCTGCTGGAACCATTGGCCAAAAAAGATACGAACATCAAAACGCGTCTGGAAACAGAATTGGCCAAAGTGGATGTCACGGCGGATAAGGCCTTCACGTTGCAGCTGGCTCTCTCCGCTAATGTCCTCAGCCCCAAAACCTCCCAAACAATACTAGCTACCATTGCCGATAAGGAAGGCAATTCACCCCTTGTGCGCGATGCGGTATTGAGTAGCCTGAAAGATCAGGAATATGCTTTTCTTAAAACGCTATTGCAAAGCTCCCATTGGCAGGGGCACAATCAGGATAAGGAAATTTTCCTGGAAATGCTCACAACGGCAGTCATCAGAAAAGGAAGCCCGGCCGAATTGGCAGCGATTCTGGCCGATTTGAATACCCGGAAAGGTACCCTCCGCTGGCAGGACAAGACCATCCTTACCGCGCTGTCTATTCAAGCCAATAATCCCAAACTGAAACCCATCAAACTGGCGAAGGCTCCGGAGATTCTGACCAAGCCTAGCCTAGGACCAGAAGCAGCCCGACTGACTTCCCTGAATGCTTTGTTCGAGTGGCCCGGCCATAAAGCGGTTGCTGCGGTAGTTCAAAAAACCAATCCGCTCAGTGAGGACGACCGCAAGGTATTTGCCCTCGGGCGTCAACACTACCTCACGACCTGCGCCGGTTGCCACGGCACCGACGGCGCGGGCATGAATCGCTTCGCTCCTCCGCTCATTGGTTCCGAGTGGGTGCTGGGCGATGAAAAAAGGCTGTCGCTGATCGTGCTGCACGGCATGGAAGGGCCGGTGGATGTGGCTGGTAAGGTGTACGATGCGCCGGAAATCCTGCCCGTGATGCCTGCCCACTCCACCATGGACGACGGTGTGCTCACTGCCATCCTTACCTACATCCGCAACGAATGGGGCAACAACGCTGGCGCTATCAACCGCCGCACCGTAGGTACCACCCGCCACACCTCACAGGGACGTGTGGTACCCTGGACCGCCGGAGAACTGAACCAGCACATGGAGACCAGCAAGGTACCCGATGGGAAGTAA
- a CDS encoding Gfo/Idh/MocA family oxidoreductase, with translation MDNFNINRRRFLQGASATLALTALGAQGMDIVNPLKAYRVGLIGTGWYGKSDLFRLIQVADVDVVALCDPDKNQLTAAGKLVSQRQKSGKTPKLYGDYQKMLAENQMDIVLIGSPDHWHSLQMIDAVKAGANVYVQKPISVDVMEGEAMVAAARKYGKVVQVGTQRKSTPHLIEAKKKIVDAGLLGKISHVEMCCYHHMRANGNPPVEAVPAFFDYETWTGPAPMRPYDGLPHIRWWRTFMEYGNGITGDMCIHMFDTVRWMLGLGWPSKISSTGGIFVQKEGKSNISDTQSAIFEYPELKCVWQHRTWGTPNNPEYPWSFTLYGEKGTLWASTMQCDFIPEGKDGKKIHLDVVYEKEKYPEDLTEERIELNAAPATRLHMLDFLAAIENKGRPVADIEEGHISTASCIMANISMATGKPIVYDPKTRSIVGGDRELNGLLARPYRKGYTHPDPRKV, from the coding sequence ATGGATAATTTCAACATCAATCGCCGCCGTTTCCTGCAGGGGGCATCGGCTACCCTAGCCCTCACTGCTTTGGGTGCGCAGGGCATGGACATTGTCAACCCCCTCAAAGCCTACCGGGTAGGTCTGATCGGCACGGGCTGGTATGGCAAGAGCGACCTGTTCCGCCTGATTCAGGTTGCGGATGTGGATGTGGTGGCCCTCTGCGATCCCGATAAAAACCAGCTGACGGCCGCCGGAAAACTCGTAAGCCAGCGGCAGAAATCGGGTAAGACGCCCAAGCTCTACGGCGATTATCAGAAAATGCTGGCCGAAAATCAGATGGACATTGTGCTTATTGGCTCGCCCGACCACTGGCATTCGCTGCAGATGATCGACGCCGTCAAGGCCGGGGCCAATGTATATGTCCAAAAGCCGATCAGTGTGGATGTCATGGAGGGCGAAGCCATGGTAGCCGCCGCCCGCAAGTACGGCAAGGTAGTGCAGGTAGGTACCCAGCGCAAAAGTACCCCCCACCTGATCGAAGCCAAGAAAAAGATCGTGGATGCCGGGTTGCTTGGGAAGATCTCACACGTAGAAATGTGCTGCTACCACCACATGCGGGCCAACGGCAACCCGCCCGTGGAAGCAGTGCCCGCCTTCTTCGACTACGAAACCTGGACCGGTCCTGCGCCCATGCGCCCTTACGACGGCCTGCCCCACATCCGCTGGTGGCGTACCTTCATGGAATACGGCAACGGGATTACGGGCGATATGTGTATCCACATGTTCGACACTGTGCGCTGGATGCTGGGTCTGGGCTGGCCTTCCAAGATTTCCTCGACGGGCGGTATTTTTGTCCAGAAAGAAGGCAAATCCAATATTTCTGATACCCAATCGGCTATTTTTGAATACCCCGAACTGAAATGCGTGTGGCAACACCGCACTTGGGGTACCCCTAACAATCCCGAATACCCCTGGTCGTTTACCCTCTACGGTGAAAAAGGCACCCTATGGGCCAGCACGATGCAGTGCGATTTTATACCTGAAGGCAAGGATGGGAAAAAGATCCATCTGGACGTAGTGTACGAGAAGGAAAAGTACCCCGAAGACCTCACCGAAGAACGCATCGAGTTGAATGCCGCTCCCGCTACCCGTCTGCACATGCTGGATTTCCTGGCGGCCATCGAGAACAAAGGCCGTCCGGTAGCTGACATTGAAGAAGGACACATTTCTACGGCCAGTTGTATTATGGCTAATATATCCATGGCAACCGGAAAGCCTATTGTGTACGACCCCAAAACGCGCAGCATCGTGGGGGGCGACCGCGAACTCAACGGCCTGCTGGCCCGCCCCTACCGAAAAGGGTACACCCATCCCGATCCGCGGAAGGTGTAG
- a CDS encoding amidohydrolase, with translation MSKPKLSLVLYLFLTLIFWECRQSSRVDLIVHNGVVYSVDSVLTIHEAFAVKDGAFVAVGSNDEILGQFESDSVIDAGGKAIYPGFYDPHSHFMGLGGKLDAADLVGTTSYEEIVEKLKAFRAAHPDRTWLTGRGWDQNDWADTRFPDKALLDVAFPDVPVYLTRIDGHAALVNSKALALAEVTGTRKVDGGLVELKNGQPTGILVDNAQGLVGRVIPERTREEKIGMLQAAEKSCLMYGLTTVSDAGLSRADIELIDEMHKNGSLKIRDYAMISVSPENLDYYLPKGPYQTDRLTVRAFKIYADGALGSRGACLLAPYADAGTSGFLLTSPADLEKYTARIASSEEFQANTHCIGDSANRLMLDLYGKYLKGPNDRRWRIEHAQVVSKADVPKFGRYSIIPSVQPTHATSDMYWADERLGPERIKTAYAFKDLLQQNGYIALGSDFPVEFVNPLYGFHAAVARVNDKGYPEGGFQMENALSREEALRGMTIWAARANFEDKTRGSIEKGKFADFVMLEKDIMKIPLPEIRKVNVLRTVVGGESLYTKMP, from the coding sequence ATGTCTAAGCCCAAACTTTCGCTGGTTCTTTATCTATTTCTGACCCTAATATTTTGGGAGTGCCGACAAAGTAGCCGCGTGGACCTGATCGTACACAATGGCGTGGTATACAGCGTGGATTCGGTCCTTACGATCCATGAGGCCTTCGCCGTAAAGGATGGGGCGTTTGTGGCTGTGGGCAGCAACGATGAAATCCTCGGGCAGTTCGAGTCCGATTCGGTCATCGATGCCGGTGGAAAAGCCATTTATCCTGGCTTTTATGACCCGCACAGCCACTTCATGGGCCTGGGCGGTAAGCTGGACGCCGCCGACCTTGTGGGTACTACCTCGTACGAGGAAATTGTGGAAAAGCTTAAAGCGTTCCGCGCTGCCCATCCCGACCGAACCTGGCTGACGGGCCGCGGCTGGGATCAGAACGATTGGGCCGATACCCGTTTTCCCGATAAAGCGCTTCTGGACGTAGCCTTTCCCGATGTACCCGTGTACCTGACCCGCATCGACGGCCACGCCGCTCTGGTCAACTCCAAGGCCCTGGCACTGGCGGAGGTTACCGGAACCCGCAAAGTAGACGGCGGCCTGGTGGAGTTAAAAAACGGACAGCCAACCGGCATTCTGGTCGATAATGCCCAGGGACTGGTTGGGCGCGTGATTCCAGAACGCACCCGGGAAGAAAAAATCGGAATGTTGCAAGCGGCCGAAAAAAGTTGCCTAATGTATGGGCTTACGACCGTTTCTGATGCCGGGCTGAGCCGCGCGGATATCGAATTGATCGACGAAATGCACAAAAACGGTTCGCTCAAAATCCGGGACTACGCCATGATCAGCGTCAGCCCGGAAAACCTGGACTATTACCTGCCCAAAGGCCCCTACCAGACCGACCGCCTCACGGTACGCGCTTTCAAGATTTACGCGGATGGGGCACTGGGGTCGCGCGGGGCCTGTCTGCTGGCACCCTACGCGGACGCGGGTACCTCAGGCTTTTTGCTGACCAGTCCGGCAGATTTGGAAAAATATACGGCCCGCATCGCCAGCAGTGAAGAGTTTCAGGCCAACACGCACTGCATTGGCGACTCGGCCAACCGCCTGATGCTCGATTTGTACGGCAAGTACCTCAAAGGACCCAACGACCGCCGCTGGCGCATCGAGCACGCACAGGTCGTTTCCAAAGCCGACGTACCCAAGTTTGGCCGCTATTCCATCATTCCCTCCGTACAACCTACCCACGCCACGTCGGACATGTACTGGGCCGACGAACGGCTGGGACCGGAACGCATCAAGACCGCTTATGCTTTCAAGGATTTGCTACAACAAAACGGCTACATTGCCCTGGGTAGTGACTTTCCCGTCGAATTTGTGAATCCACTCTACGGTTTTCACGCCGCCGTGGCGCGCGTCAATGACAAGGGGTACCCTGAAGGCGGATTCCAGATGGAAAACGCCCTTAGCCGTGAGGAAGCCCTGCGGGGTATGACGATCTGGGCCGCCCGTGCCAATTTTGAAGATAAGACCCGGGGGAGTATTGAAAAAGGTAAGTTCGCCGACTTTGTGATGCTGGAAAAGGACATTATGAAAATCCCCCTGCCTGAAATTAGGAAAGTAAATGTGCTGAGGACAGTGGTGGGAGGAGAAAGCCTGTACACCAAGATGCCCTAA